A genomic segment from Microbacterium sp. SORGH_AS_0428 encodes:
- a CDS encoding ABC transporter ATP-binding protein: MSVIDAAPAIRVRGLSKSYGAVHVLKGVDLDVAPGTIVALLGSNGAGKTTIVRILSTLLTATDGTAEVAGIDVATNGVRVRRSISVTGQFAAVDEALTGRENLLLIARLRHIPEPRRAADELLTRFSLVEAGDRAASTYSGGMRRRLDIAMSLVGDPAVIFLDEPTTGLDPHARIDVWEAVRGLAASGTTILLTTQYLEEAENLADRIAILHDGRIIAEGTLADLRALLPPVAREYVERQPSLEEIFLAIVGSAGATATETS; this comes from the coding sequence ATGTCGGTCATCGACGCCGCCCCCGCCATCCGCGTGCGGGGACTCTCGAAGTCGTACGGCGCCGTCCACGTCTTGAAAGGCGTCGACCTCGATGTAGCCCCCGGAACGATCGTCGCCCTGCTCGGCTCGAACGGAGCCGGAAAGACGACCATCGTCCGCATCCTGTCGACGCTGCTCACCGCCACCGACGGGACTGCCGAGGTCGCCGGGATCGACGTCGCGACGAACGGCGTGCGCGTGCGACGTTCGATCAGTGTGACGGGACAGTTCGCCGCCGTCGACGAAGCGCTCACAGGTCGAGAGAATCTCCTTCTCATCGCTCGACTCCGCCACATCCCCGAGCCGCGCCGCGCCGCCGACGAGCTGCTGACCCGCTTCTCACTCGTGGAGGCCGGCGACAGGGCGGCATCCACCTACTCGGGCGGCATGCGTCGGCGACTCGACATCGCCATGAGTCTCGTCGGCGACCCTGCCGTCATCTTCCTCGACGAGCCCACCACGGGGCTCGACCCTCACGCACGCATCGACGTATGGGAGGCAGTCCGGGGGCTCGCCGCCTCCGGAACCACCATCCTGCTGACCACGCAGTATCTCGAGGAGGCCGAGAACCTCGCCGACCGCATCGCGATCCTCCATGACGGACGCATCATCGCCGAGGGGACTCTTGCCGATCTCCGCGCCTTGTTGCCCCCGGTCGCCCGGGAGTACGTCGAGCGACAGCCCAGCCTCGAAGAGATCTTCCTCGCCATCGTCGGCTCGGCCGGCGCCACCGCAACGGAGACATCATGA
- a CDS encoding phosphatase domain-containing protein, which produces MAESRRPTRPDKILWIARLERRFHAWRERGARRRGRTPAVAAFPGYGSERWVRVLARVVIPPVGRDKGEYAGIRGWRSFAAIPVAYGQVRVTVGGEMHDVVADRGGVVDVVLPVSLEPGWQTLTAQVEGGQTTTLRVFIVSDGARFGVVSDIDDTVMVTAIPRPMLAAWNSFVLNEHARQPVPGMSVLLERVTRENPGAPLVYLSTGSWNVAPTLTRFLRRHLFPSGAMLLTDWGPTHDRWFRSGPAHKSTNLNRLAQEFPDIRWLLIGDDGQADDAIYTEFAGAHPANVAAVAIRRLTPAEAVLAGGRTAVNDHSAASVPWVSGDDGAELLDRLEEAGVVRPGVG; this is translated from the coding sequence GTGGCCGAATCCCGTCGTCCGACCCGTCCCGACAAGATCCTCTGGATCGCCCGACTCGAGCGCCGATTTCACGCGTGGCGTGAACGGGGCGCCCGTCGTCGTGGGCGCACGCCGGCGGTGGCGGCCTTTCCCGGCTACGGTTCCGAGCGCTGGGTGCGGGTGCTCGCACGCGTCGTGATCCCTCCGGTCGGCCGAGACAAGGGCGAGTACGCGGGCATTCGCGGATGGCGCAGCTTCGCCGCGATCCCGGTCGCGTACGGTCAGGTGCGGGTCACCGTGGGCGGTGAGATGCACGACGTCGTCGCCGACCGCGGCGGCGTCGTGGATGTGGTGCTCCCGGTGAGCCTGGAGCCGGGGTGGCAGACGCTCACGGCGCAGGTCGAGGGCGGTCAGACCACCACGCTGCGGGTGTTCATCGTCTCCGACGGTGCCCGGTTCGGTGTCGTGAGCGACATCGACGACACCGTCATGGTCACCGCCATCCCCCGTCCGATGCTCGCCGCCTGGAACTCCTTCGTCCTCAATGAGCACGCCCGGCAGCCGGTCCCCGGGATGTCGGTACTGCTCGAGCGCGTGACGCGCGAGAATCCCGGCGCTCCCCTCGTCTACCTCTCGACGGGCTCGTGGAACGTCGCCCCGACGCTCACTCGTTTCCTTCGCCGGCACCTCTTCCCCTCCGGCGCCATGCTGCTCACCGACTGGGGGCCGACCCACGACCGGTGGTTCCGCAGCGGCCCCGCCCACAAATCGACCAACCTCAACCGGCTGGCACAGGAGTTCCCCGACATCCGCTGGCTGCTGATCGGGGACGACGGACAGGCCGACGACGCGATCTACACGGAGTTCGCGGGGGCGCACCCCGCCAACGTCGCGGCCGTCGCCATCCGCCGCCTGACGCCCGCCGAGGCCGTGCTCGCCGGTGGCCGGACGGCCGTCAACGACCACTCCGCCGCGAGTGTGCCGTGGGTCAGCGGCGACGACGGAGCCGAGCTGCTCGACAGGTTGGAAGAGGCCGGTGTCGTACGCCCCGGCGTAGGCTGA
- a CDS encoding SOS response-associated peptidase — translation MCGRFVVANVASELVGVLRVDTINPSLPAPSYNVAPMSTAAIVLDSAKTEPPTRRLEPARWGLVPAWAKDPKIGARAFNARAEELEDKPMFRGALIKRRAVVPTTGYYEWKQLADGKEPHFIHPADDSPLFLAGLYEWWKDPSKGEDDPDRWLLSFTVLTRDAIGALGSIHDRMPLFLDADFADAWLDTDTENVGDILDAAIDAAPELAQTLETRVVSAAVGNVRNDSPALIEPA, via the coding sequence ATGTGTGGTCGGTTCGTCGTCGCCAACGTCGCGTCGGAGCTCGTCGGAGTACTCCGCGTCGACACGATCAACCCCTCGCTGCCGGCACCGTCGTACAACGTCGCACCGATGAGCACGGCGGCGATCGTCCTGGACTCCGCCAAGACCGAGCCGCCCACCCGGCGACTCGAGCCCGCGCGATGGGGTCTGGTGCCCGCGTGGGCGAAGGATCCGAAGATCGGGGCCCGCGCCTTCAACGCCCGTGCCGAGGAACTCGAGGACAAGCCGATGTTCCGCGGTGCGCTCATCAAGCGCCGCGCGGTCGTGCCGACGACCGGTTACTACGAGTGGAAGCAGCTCGCCGACGGAAAAGAGCCGCACTTCATCCACCCCGCCGACGATTCGCCCCTGTTCCTCGCGGGGTTGTACGAGTGGTGGAAGGACCCGAGCAAGGGCGAGGACGACCCCGACCGCTGGCTGCTGAGCTTCACCGTCCTCACCCGCGACGCGATCGGCGCTCTCGGTTCGATCCACGACCGCATGCCCCTGTTCCTCGACGCCGACTTCGCCGATGCATGGCTCGACACCGACACGGAGAACGTCGGTGACATCCTGGATGCCGCGATCGACGCGGCTCCCGAGCTCGCCCAGACCCTCGAGACCCGCGTCGTCTCCGCCGCCGTCGGCAACGTGCGCAACGACTCGCCCGCGCTGATCGAACCCGCGTGA
- a CDS encoding PadR family transcriptional regulator — translation MGKQDTEMLKGVLEGVVLAVLSSRPAYGYEITADLRERGFVDLSEGTVYAILVRIEQRGLVDVERVASEKGPPRKVFTLNEHGRAQLEEFWTTWDLLASRIEALHEKAK, via the coding sequence GTGGGCAAGCAAGACACAGAGATGCTCAAGGGCGTTCTCGAGGGCGTCGTTCTCGCCGTGCTCTCGTCGCGCCCCGCCTACGGCTACGAGATCACGGCCGATCTGCGTGAGCGTGGATTCGTCGATCTCTCCGAGGGCACCGTGTACGCCATCCTCGTGCGCATCGAGCAGCGAGGTCTCGTGGACGTGGAGAGAGTGGCCTCGGAGAAAGGGCCGCCCCGCAAAGTCTTCACGCTCAACGAACATGGGCGAGCACAGCTCGAGGAGTTCTGGACGACCTGGGACCTTCTCGCCTCCCGGATCGAAGCCCTCCATGAGAAAGCGAAGTGA
- a CDS encoding DedA family protein: MNDLLTAILDAVREVDPVLRVVLAGVAIMLETSVLVGLIVPGDTIVIVAGTAVATPLEGVLLGAAVVLGSLMGETLGYVLGRYLGPWLRRSRLGRRIGEENWARSERYLERRGGPAIFLSRFLPVLHSLVPLTVGMARFPYRRFLAWTAPACIIWASLYIGVAAAAAGTYRELSERIHYAGYIFVAIIVVFVVLVFIGKKIIERVERRHMAEPASTPEPRATDVED; encoded by the coding sequence GTGAACGATCTGCTCACCGCGATTCTCGATGCCGTGCGCGAGGTGGATCCGGTGCTGCGCGTCGTTCTCGCCGGCGTGGCCATCATGCTGGAGACGAGCGTGCTGGTCGGGCTCATCGTTCCGGGCGACACGATCGTGATCGTCGCGGGAACCGCGGTCGCCACGCCCCTGGAAGGCGTCCTCCTCGGCGCGGCCGTCGTGCTCGGGTCGCTGATGGGCGAGACGCTCGGGTACGTCCTGGGCCGTTATCTGGGGCCGTGGCTGCGCCGGTCGCGCCTCGGGCGCCGCATCGGCGAGGAGAACTGGGCCAGGTCGGAGCGCTACCTCGAGCGTCGGGGCGGGCCCGCCATCTTCCTGTCCCGCTTCCTGCCCGTGCTCCACTCTCTCGTGCCGTTGACGGTCGGCATGGCGCGCTTCCCCTATCGCCGGTTCCTCGCCTGGACGGCGCCGGCATGCATCATCTGGGCGAGCCTCTACATCGGTGTCGCGGCGGCCGCGGCGGGCACGTACCGCGAGCTGTCCGAGCGCATCCACTACGCGGGTTACATCTTCGTCGCCATCATCGTGGTGTTCGTCGTGTTGGTGTTCATCGGCAAGAAGATCATCGAGCGGGTCGAGCGTCGGCACATGGCAGAGCCCGCGTCCACCCCGGAGCCCCGGGCGACGGACGTGGAAGACTGA
- a CDS encoding 3-methyladenine DNA glycosylase: MPAITLERDDWHGREQRHAERADALTAGRRDRAARGRTHPVEDFLFTYYGYKPALLRRWHPGTAYALADAAHEARAEWRWYARGENGCVRVDARAFAAEKRLLLTGVAAILKGTRGRSAQYGCFGMHEWAMLYRSPAPRHAVPLRLGSTGTDAVVESHELRCTHFDAFRFFTDDAVPRNRAPLARDTQAAHEQPGCLHAGMDLYKWAVKLGPLVPGDTLLDAFELARDIRALDMRASPYDLRAWGYEPVAVETAEGKAVYVAEQRAFTRRAEPLREQLLAHIHSASAA; this comes from the coding sequence GTGCCGGCGATCACGCTCGAGCGCGACGATTGGCACGGACGTGAACAGCGTCACGCCGAGCGGGCCGACGCACTCACTGCCGGACGTCGCGACCGGGCCGCTCGGGGCCGGACGCACCCGGTCGAGGACTTCCTGTTCACCTATTACGGCTACAAACCGGCGCTGTTGCGTCGCTGGCATCCGGGCACGGCGTATGCGCTGGCTGATGCGGCGCACGAGGCTCGTGCCGAATGGCGCTGGTACGCCCGCGGCGAGAACGGCTGCGTGCGTGTCGATGCGCGCGCCTTCGCCGCCGAGAAGCGCCTGCTGCTGACCGGTGTCGCCGCGATTCTGAAAGGCACCCGTGGGCGCAGCGCGCAGTACGGCTGCTTCGGGATGCACGAGTGGGCGATGCTCTACCGTTCTCCGGCACCACGCCATGCGGTGCCGTTGCGGCTGGGATCGACGGGCACGGACGCCGTGGTCGAGTCGCACGAGCTGCGGTGTACGCATTTCGACGCCTTCCGCTTCTTCACCGACGATGCGGTGCCCCGCAACCGTGCGCCGCTCGCGCGCGACACCCAGGCGGCCCACGAGCAGCCGGGCTGCCTGCACGCGGGCATGGACCTCTACAAATGGGCGGTCAAGCTCGGTCCGCTCGTGCCCGGCGACACCCTGCTGGACGCATTCGAACTCGCCCGCGACATCCGGGCGCTCGACATGCGCGCCTCGCCCTACGATCTGCGCGCCTGGGGCTACGAGCCCGTCGCCGTGGAAACGGCAGAGGGCAAGGCCGTCTACGTCGCCGAACAGCGAGCGTTCACTCGACGGGCGGAGCCGCTGCGCGAGCAGTTGCTCGCCCACATCCACTCGGCGTCGGCCGCCTGA
- a CDS encoding ABC transporter permease: MTTHVLTDTAVLTGRSLRHILRSPDTIVTTAVMPIAMMLLFVFVFGGAIDTGGTAYVDYLLPGILLITVASGVAYTAYRLFLDMKSGIIDRFRSMPIASTSVLWGHVLTSLLANAVSLVLVVGIALLLGFRSTASLGAWLSIAGILMLFTLALTWIAVIAGLAAKTIDGASAFSYPLIFLPFVSSAFVPTETMPGPVRWFAENQPVTAIVDTIRALFAQQPVGGQIWTALAWCLGILVVAVTIAIVMFRGTRR, translated from the coding sequence ATGACCACTCACGTCCTCACCGACACCGCCGTGCTCACCGGGCGGTCGCTACGTCACATCCTGCGCAGCCCCGACACGATCGTCACGACGGCGGTCATGCCGATCGCGATGATGCTGCTGTTCGTCTTCGTGTTCGGCGGCGCGATCGACACCGGCGGGACGGCCTATGTCGACTATCTCCTGCCCGGCATCCTCCTCATCACCGTGGCGTCCGGAGTCGCCTACACCGCCTACCGGTTGTTCCTCGACATGAAGAGCGGAATCATCGATCGGTTCCGGTCGATGCCGATCGCCTCCACGAGTGTCCTGTGGGGACACGTACTCACTTCGCTTCTCGCCAACGCGGTGTCACTCGTGCTCGTCGTGGGCATCGCTCTGCTGCTGGGATTCCGATCGACAGCCTCACTTGGCGCATGGCTGAGCATCGCGGGGATCCTCATGCTCTTCACGCTCGCGCTCACCTGGATCGCGGTGATCGCGGGCCTGGCGGCGAAGACGATCGATGGCGCGAGCGCCTTCAGCTACCCCCTCATCTTCCTGCCGTTCGTCAGCTCCGCCTTCGTCCCCACGGAAACGATGCCTGGGCCTGTGCGGTGGTTCGCCGAGAACCAGCCGGTGACCGCGATCGTCGACACCATCCGCGCACTGTTCGCGCAGCAGCCCGTCGGCGGCCAGATCTGGACGGCTCTCGCCTGGTGCCTCGGCATTCTGGTGGTCGCAGTGACGATCGCCATCGTCATGTTCCGGGGCACGCGTCGCTGA
- a CDS encoding DUF1048 domain-containing protein: protein MRKRSDMAWYEKIIGDLSAKKQWREYRRRLDALPEPYRRTAAALERYLLNLGPTNNTESLMRMVTDLVDLLEQGAADRTPVRDLVGKDPAGFAEEFMSNYGDDSWIGRERTRLAQAVDEASRTQD, encoded by the coding sequence ATGAGAAAGCGAAGTGACATGGCCTGGTACGAGAAGATCATCGGCGATCTGAGCGCCAAGAAGCAGTGGCGTGAGTACCGCCGCCGTCTGGACGCCCTGCCCGAGCCCTACCGCCGCACGGCCGCGGCGCTCGAGCGTTATCTCCTGAATCTCGGACCCACGAACAACACCGAGAGTCTGATGCGCATGGTGACCGACCTCGTCGACCTGCTCGAACAGGGAGCTGCGGATCGGACCCCCGTACGCGACCTCGTCGGAAAGGATCCCGCGGGCTTCGCGGAGGAGTTCATGTCCAACTACGGCGACGACAGCTGGATCGGGCGCGAACGCACCCGACTCGCGCAGGCCGTCGATGAGGCTTCGCGCACCCAGGACTGA